One window from the genome of Glycine soja cultivar W05 chromosome 12, ASM419377v2, whole genome shotgun sequence encodes:
- the LOC114380516 gene encoding cytochrome c-type biogenesis protein CcmE homolog, mitochondrial-like yields the protein MASGLALRFRSHLLRTASLLPSSLLHHPPIQPSPPHLSLHRLLSTARRSPPRSKKSVDISARARQLQTRRLWTYALTFGGLAGFVVIVLNNFQDQLVFYVTPTEALEKYANNPTKARFRLGGLVLEGSVVYPASSPEVEFVVTDLISDIVVRYEGSLPDLFREGHSVVVEGLVKPFTDEIRKEVSAKNVSEKARKIECYFSATEVLAKHDEKYMPKEVAAAIEKNKKIIEDAATATATATATATVAMEGPKTP from the coding sequence atggcctcGGGACTCGCCTTGCGATTCAGATCCCATCTCCTCCGCACCGCCTCCCTCCTCCCATCCTCCCTTCTCCACCACCCTCCCATCCAACCCTCGCCGCCGCACCTCTCCCTCCACCGCCTCCTCTCCACGGCGCGCCGCTCCCCGCCGCGCTCGAAGAAATCCGTCGACATCAGCGCACGCGCGCGCCAGCTCCAGACGCGGCGCCTCTGGACCTACGCGCTCACCTTCGGTGGCCTCGCCGGCTTCGTCGTGATCGTTCTCAACAACTTCCAAGACCAGCTCGTCTTCTACGTCACCCCAACCGAAGCCCTCGAAAAATACGCGAACAATCCAACAAAAGCGCGGTTCCGGCTGGGCGGTCTTGTCCTGGAAGGCAGCGTGGTGTACCCGGCGTCGTCGCCGGAGGTGGAGTTCGTCGTCACCGATCTCATCTCCGACATCGTGGTACGGTACGAGGGATCGTTGCCGGATTTGTTCAGGGAAGGGCACTCCGTTGTTGTGGAAGGGCTCGTGAAACCGTTCACGGACGAGATCAGGAAGGAGGTGTCGGCGAAGAACGTTTCCGAGAAGGCGAGGAAGATAGAGTGCTATTTTTCGGCCACGGAGGTTCTCGCCAAGCATGATGAGAAGTATATGCCGAAGGAAGTTGCTGCTGCTATTGAGAAGAATAAGAAGATTATTGAGGATGCTGCCACTGCCACCGCCACCGCCACCGCCACCGCCACCGTGGCCATGGAGGGACCAAAGACACCATAG